A part of Jiangella alba genomic DNA contains:
- a CDS encoding MurR/RpiR family transcriptional regulator: MTLQERLAEHAGRLTQADRQLLEVVLSHPTEAAFLPAGEVAGRAGVHQATATKLAQKLGYPGYPALREALQHDLLGGATPAERVRRRLEHAGADGPLESLIADEIAALHDLPRHVSQDAVDAAARLILGAGHVYVYGRGNATVLVELLHRRLRRYGLRSTPLPTSGRDLAEHLVGLREGDVVVAFAFLNPPRHLSAVLGRARSAGSRSLLITDTLTTLDERPDHVLAAPRGSGREFQSLTVPMAVTNSLILTLARLEPDRTLQALEDLRSLLDRLDE, encoded by the coding sequence ATGACGTTGCAGGAGCGCCTCGCCGAGCACGCCGGCCGCCTGACCCAGGCCGACCGGCAGCTGCTCGAGGTGGTCCTGTCGCACCCTACGGAGGCCGCGTTCCTGCCGGCCGGCGAGGTCGCCGGGCGGGCGGGCGTCCACCAGGCCACCGCCACGAAGCTGGCCCAGAAGCTGGGCTACCCCGGCTACCCGGCGCTGCGTGAGGCGCTCCAGCACGACCTCCTGGGCGGCGCCACCCCGGCCGAGCGGGTCCGCCGCCGCCTCGAGCACGCCGGCGCCGACGGGCCGCTGGAGTCGTTGATCGCCGACGAGATCGCGGCGCTGCACGACCTGCCGCGGCACGTGTCGCAGGACGCCGTCGACGCCGCCGCCCGGCTGATCCTGGGGGCCGGGCACGTCTACGTCTACGGCCGTGGCAACGCCACGGTCCTGGTCGAGCTCCTGCACCGGCGGCTGCGCCGGTACGGCCTGCGCTCGACCCCGCTGCCGACCTCCGGCCGGGACCTCGCCGAACACCTGGTCGGCCTGCGCGAGGGCGACGTGGTCGTGGCCTTCGCCTTCCTGAATCCACCTCGCCACCTGTCCGCCGTGCTGGGTCGCGCGCGTTCGGCCGGATCACGATCGCTGCTGATCACCGACACCCTCACGACGCTCGATGAGCGACCCGACCACGTCCTCGCCGCGCCGCGCGGCTCCGGGCGCGAGTTCCAGTCGCTCACCGTGCCCATGGCGGTCACCAACTCCCTGATCCTCACCCTTGCCCGGCTGGAACCCGACCGCACGCTCCAGGCCCTGGAAGACCTCCGGTCTCTGCTGGACCGTCTGGACGAGTGA